TTCCGCCCCGTGTGCACGGTCGTCTATCCGGATCGCCTCCGCCGTTCCGAGGAGCTCATCCCGGAGTCGGTCGTCGACCGGGAGCGTTCCGAGGGGGGTTTCCCAGGCGTCGTGGGAGGGGAGCGCGATCTCGGCTCCGACCTGTCGGTGGTTCGGTCCGAGAACAACGGCCGTTTCCGGCGTCCACGAACGCGCGAGGGCAGCGTAACTGTGCGCCGCAATCGGGCCCGAGTACGGATAGCCGGCGTGTGGAACCACGAGTCCGAGGAGACGCTCCTGGGGCGATCTCGACTCACCCGACCGCGGGTCACTCTCCCGTTTCGCCTCTGTCTCCGGGACAGTTCCGGGACCGTGTTCGTTAGTGAAACACGCCTCGATCTGTTCTTTCAGGGCCGCAGGGTCGCCCCGATAAAATTCCCCGGCCACAGCGGGCTGACGAACGTCCGTCATCGTACTCGATGGATACGGCCGCCGGAAGGAAGTGAATATCCCCTCGATATTGCGGGTGGGAAAACAGCGTGTGGATTTTTCACCGCGACGAGCAACCGGTGTGTATGGTCAGACGAAGTGTGCTCTTCTCGCCGGGCGATCAGCCGAAGCTCATGCGAAAGGCACCGGGAACCGGTGCCGACGCCGTCGTGTTCGATCTCGAGGACGCCGTTGTCCCCGACCGCAAGGACGAGGCACGCACGGCAGTGCGCGAGACATTGACCGACGATCAGTTCGATCCCGCTCCCGAAGTGTGCGTTCGGCTCACCGCAACGGAGCCGGACGCTGATCTCGACGCCCTGGTCGGCGGGGACGACGAGTCGAAGAAGGGCAGCCGCAACCACAGCGGCACCCTTCGGCTGGACGCGCTGGTGTTGCCGAAGGTCGACTCCGCGCGGACGGTCGAGCGTCGCGTGGAGATGGCCCGCGAGCGCGGGCTCGACGTGCCGGTGCTGGCGCTCGTCGAGACGGCCGCCGGCGTGCTCGCGGCCGAGGAGATCGCGACCGTCGACGCAGTCGACGCGTTGATCTTCGGCGCGGAGGACCTCGCTGCTGACGTCGGCGCCTCTCGAACGAAAGGGGGCGAGGAAGTTCTGTACGCCCGTGAACACGTCGTTCTGGCTGCAGCGGCCGCCGGGATCGACGCGATCGACACTGTGTACATCGACTTCGAGGACGACGAGGGGCTCCACGAGGAGGCCTCGTTCGCCCGGCAGTTGGGCTTCGATGGGAAACTCGCGATCCATCCGGCACAGGTGTCGGTGATAAACGACGCGTACACGCCCGACGAGAAGGAGCTGTCGTGGGCCCGCCGCGTGCTCGCTACAAGGGAACGGGCCGACCGCGAGGGACGCGGCGTCTTCGAGGTCGACGGCGAGATGATCGATCGGCCCCTGATCGCCAGAGCCGAACGGGTGCGTGAACTCGCGACGGCGGCCGGGATCGAGTTCGAGTCGCAATAAAAATCGCGCAGTAACTCGGGCGACCGGTACAGTTAACAACAAACACAGTAGTCGGTCAATTATGTCTGACCAGGCCAACCCCTTCGAAAGTCTCCAGGAGCAGATCGACGACGCTGCGGCGCATCTCGACGTCGATGCTGGCCTGATCGAGCGGCTCAAAAACCCCGAGCGGGTGCTCGAGACGAACCTCACCGTCGAGCGCGACGACGGCACCCTCGAAACCGTACGGGCCTACCGGTCGCAGTTCAACGGCGACCGGGGTCCGTACAAAGGCGGTATCAGGTACCATCCCGACGTCAACATGGACGAGGTGAAGGCGCTGTCTGGCTGGATGGTGTACAAGTGTGCGGTCGTCGACATCCCGTACGGCGGGGGGAAAGGCGGGATCGCGATCGACCCCACCGACTACAGCGAGACGGAACTCGAACGGCTCACCCGGGCGTTCGCGATGGAGTTGCGGCCACTCATCGGCGAGGACATCGACATCCCCGCACCGGACGTAAACACGGGCCAGCGGGAAATGAACTGGATCAAAGACACCTACGAGAAGCTCGAAAACACCACAGCGCCCGGCGTGATCACCGGGAAAGCGCTCGATTCGGGCGGTTCCGAGGGTCGCGTCGAGGCGACCGGCCGATCGACGATGCTCGCAGCCCGGGAGATGTTCGACTACCTCGATCGGGATATCGAGGGTGCGACGGTCGCCGTCCAGGGGTACGGCAACGCCGGTTCGGTCGCGGCGTATCTGCTCGACGACCTCGGGGCGAAGATCGTCGCAATGTCCGATACGTCCGGCGGAACCTACAGCCCCGACGGGTTCGACGCTCGCGAGGTAAAGGAGTTCAAAAGCGAAACGGGAAGCGTCGTGGGGTATCCCGAAGCCACCGAGGAACTGACCAACGAGGAGCTGCTCGCGCTCGATGTCGACTTGCTGGTGCCGGCGGCACTGGAGAACGCCGTCGACGCCGATCTCGCCCGTGAGCTACGGGCCGACGTCGTCGCAGAGGCCGCAAACGGCCCGCTGACACCCGGTGCCGACGAGGTTCTCGAAGAGACGGACGTGTACGTGCTGCCGGACATCTTCGCGAACGCCGGCGGCGTGACGGTGTCGTACTTCGAGTGGGTCCAGAACCGCCAGCGGTTCTACTGGACCGAACAGCGCGTCAACGAGGAGCTCGAACGGCTTATTTGTGACGCGTTCGACGACCTGATCGAAACCTACGAGGAGCTCGACCTGCCGAACCTCCGGACGGCCGCCTACGTCGTGGCGATACAGCGAGTGGCTAATTCGTACGAAGAGGCCGGGAACTGGCCGTAGCGGAGTTCGAGGGGGAAAACAGGGACGGAGCAGAAACGCCGGCGGGTCAGGCCGGGTTTTTCCGGGTGAGTTCGCTCCCGCAGATCGGGCACCGGTCGTGCTGCTCGTCGAACTCCC
The Halalkaliarchaeum desulfuricum DNA segment above includes these coding regions:
- a CDS encoding HpcH/HpaI aldolase/citrate lyase family protein — encoded protein: MVRRSVLFSPGDQPKLMRKAPGTGADAVVFDLEDAVVPDRKDEARTAVRETLTDDQFDPAPEVCVRLTATEPDADLDALVGGDDESKKGSRNHSGTLRLDALVLPKVDSARTVERRVEMARERGLDVPVLALVETAAGVLAAEEIATVDAVDALIFGAEDLAADVGASRTKGGEEVLYAREHVVLAAAAAGIDAIDTVYIDFEDDEGLHEEASFARQLGFDGKLAIHPAQVSVINDAYTPDEKELSWARRVLATRERADREGRGVFEVDGEMIDRPLIARAERVRELATAAGIEFESQ
- the amrB gene encoding AmmeMemoRadiSam system protein B produces the protein MTDVRQPAVAGEFYRGDPAALKEQIEACFTNEHGPGTVPETEAKRESDPRSGESRSPQERLLGLVVPHAGYPYSGPIAAHSYAALARSWTPETAVVLGPNHRQVGAEIALPSHDAWETPLGTLPVDDRLRDELLGTAEAIRIDDRAHGAEHAVEVQLPFLQQLEATSRILPVSVATRERSRCESLGEAIARAIDAIGRDAVVIASTDLTHYEPPEAATAADEPVLDLLADLDPVGLLDHVERTAHTMCGPGATAATLSAGSRLGAESGTVYAYATSADTATTGGRTVGYAAAGIDGGDA
- a CDS encoding Glu/Leu/Phe/Val family dehydrogenase is translated as MSDQANPFESLQEQIDDAAAHLDVDAGLIERLKNPERVLETNLTVERDDGTLETVRAYRSQFNGDRGPYKGGIRYHPDVNMDEVKALSGWMVYKCAVVDIPYGGGKGGIAIDPTDYSETELERLTRAFAMELRPLIGEDIDIPAPDVNTGQREMNWIKDTYEKLENTTAPGVITGKALDSGGSEGRVEATGRSTMLAAREMFDYLDRDIEGATVAVQGYGNAGSVAAYLLDDLGAKIVAMSDTSGGTYSPDGFDAREVKEFKSETGSVVGYPEATEELTNEELLALDVDLLVPAALENAVDADLARELRADVVAEAANGPLTPGADEVLEETDVYVLPDIFANAGGVTVSYFEWVQNRQRFYWTEQRVNEELERLICDAFDDLIETYEELDLPNLRTAAYVVAIQRVANSYEEAGNWP